From Cannabis sativa cultivar Pink pepper isolate KNU-18-1 chromosome 8, ASM2916894v1, whole genome shotgun sequence, a single genomic window includes:
- the LOC133030060 gene encoding uncharacterized protein LOC133030060 translates to MAAVMNNFSTAVLLIVFFCFSSLCLSSALPLLQDNENAISELTTISKTDHDPKGFSARRVGGRKVSLHKVVSLAKVIKPEKQGGSDQVEGKLGSSKQNITNGVQKLNSKQANSSVAGHYSAKINEAAGFVAFNADYRAPRHHPPKNNR, encoded by the exons ATGGCTGCTGTTATGAACAACTTCTCTACTGCCGTATTACTAATCGTGTTTTTCTGTTTTTCTTCCTTATGTCTCTCCTCTGCACTACCACTCCTTCAAG ATAATGAGAATGCTATTTCAGAACTTACCACCATTTCCAAGACTGATCATGATCCAAag GGCTTTAGTGCAAGACGAGTGGGAGGAAGAAAAGTTTCTTTACACAAGGTGGTGAGCCTAGCAAAGGTTATTAAACCAGAAAAACAAGGTGGCTCTGACCAAGTTGAAGGAAAATTAGGCAGCAGCAAGCAAAACATAACAAATGGGGTTCAGAAGTTGAACTCCAAGCAAGCTAATAGTAGTGTTGCTGGTCATTATTCTGCCAAGATTAATGAGGCTGCTGGTTTTGTTGCCTTCAACGCCGACTACCGCGCACCGAGACACCATCCTCCCAAGAATAACCGATGA